Proteins from one Roseimicrobium gellanilyticum genomic window:
- a CDS encoding patatin-like phospholipase family protein: MRASSPILRFPWFSIDGLLKRFHDPAPASAQDPPRIGLALSCGGARGLAHIGVIQVLEEAQIPISVIMGSSMGAYVGTLWAAGVSGQELTKLAAEIRDRRTLMRLMDLALPPLKGFLRGHKVRKHLERTLGDMTLGDLARPVHVVATNLDTVCGEVLPASTPAAAAVQASCAIPGIVSPVLLNDKRWIDGGAAEPLPVELLHKVADLDYIIAVNVMPTLEDISSSKMQSYPIPPPIPSSMMSRFFGTLSRNLNLFAYGNVLDTFKRCLTSSQLRVIAHEGARADVLIHPFCQESRWYDFENFNRYIESGRTAALEALPQIRRLLQIPRPEAPSPLEQSPHPGMVLGPNDQKAGYAVAAAAECGQPE; encoded by the coding sequence ATGCGCGCCTCCTCGCCCATACTGCGCTTCCCGTGGTTTAGTATTGACGGACTGCTGAAGCGATTTCACGACCCTGCTCCCGCCTCGGCCCAGGACCCTCCCAGAATCGGTCTGGCACTCTCCTGCGGCGGTGCGCGAGGCCTAGCACACATTGGTGTCATCCAGGTCCTGGAGGAGGCACAGATACCCATTTCTGTCATCATGGGCAGCAGCATGGGGGCCTATGTAGGCACCCTGTGGGCCGCCGGGGTTTCCGGACAGGAGCTTACCAAGCTGGCTGCTGAGATCCGCGATCGTCGTACGCTGATGCGTTTGATGGATCTCGCCCTGCCTCCGCTCAAAGGATTTCTTCGAGGCCACAAAGTCCGCAAGCACCTGGAACGCACCCTGGGGGACATGACCCTGGGGGACCTTGCCAGACCCGTGCATGTGGTGGCCACCAATCTCGACACGGTGTGCGGAGAGGTGCTTCCTGCCTCCACCCCGGCTGCGGCCGCGGTGCAGGCGAGTTGCGCCATTCCCGGCATCGTGTCACCGGTTTTACTCAATGATAAACGCTGGATCGATGGCGGCGCTGCGGAACCCCTTCCCGTGGAATTGCTGCATAAGGTCGCGGATCTGGACTATATTATAGCCGTGAATGTGATGCCCACTCTGGAAGACATCTCTTCCAGCAAGATGCAGAGCTATCCCATCCCCCCGCCCATCCCGTCCTCCATGATGTCCCGTTTCTTTGGGACACTCAGCCGGAACCTGAACCTCTTCGCCTACGGTAATGTACTGGATACCTTCAAGCGCTGTCTGACGAGCTCGCAGCTCCGCGTCATCGCACACGAAGGCGCCCGTGCCGACGTGCTCATCCACCCCTTCTGCCAGGAGTCACGCTGGTACGACTTCGAAAACTTCAACCGCTATATAGAATCGGGCCGCACCGCCGCACTGGAGGCACTGCCGCAGATTCGGAGGCTGCTCCAAATCCCGCGCCCCGAGGCGCCCTCCCCCTTGGAGCAGTCGCCACACCCAGGCATGGTGCTGGGGCCGAATGATCAGAAGGCAGGCTATGCAGTCGCCGCAGCTGCCGAGTGCGGCCAGCCGGAATGA
- a CDS encoding CehA/McbA family metallohydrolase yields the protein MRTSGTLSTLLACLSLTASVPAADSFEIGEGQEGELPQGKEADGIRGDFVLKNDKIVALVSQNAPLRRANMSTFYGADGVTPGCLYDLTLVGAQNDQLIYFGPTGQKGQVSWVRVVAEDDANSAGVETVITAAKNGGLYERHEYRVRDGEHGLWIITTLRNEGKEKTKAKTKDAWTRFNESGQKDGIQWADAVDPRDKAGYAYANLPLEDWKKEPPAEEVELVPGEQVTWARFLAVGTSPAEAWSRVREKREGKEGMLTVKVADKAGQPVLSASVSLVDDKNVLKGYPDEKGEVKLALPAGRHTVVVEDMGRPAVTQEVSIASGKTASIGAALESATKLKFTITDERGRSIPCKAQILAQGETQPVDLGPTMRAHGCRDQWHSERGDFTVQVPAGNYRVVVTRGIEHSHLAQDVTLAPGQEIEVKGTLKRLVDSTGWVSADFHNHSTQSGDNICGTPDRLINIAAEHIEFAPTTEHNRIYDWRPLIEKLGLQNDIQTVVGMELTGSAAHLNCFPLTVEPFLQDNGAPVYNLDARITALTLRGWQGERVDRWVQVNHPDNAFLFNDRNLDSKPDGGLVGIEAMVDGMETENFIGDGILADSPWTLNRPKGALATKVSYVRQFIWLQLLNAGFRVKPVAVADAHTVFGNGVGGWRMYLPSKTDEPAKIDWTGDLAAQAKAGHYFLTTGPFLNVTTADGKVPGDDVRVNGVVQLKVKVQCTDWVNIDRIQVLVNSRKEPTLNFTRKSHPEIFKDGVVQFDQTITVPLQKDAHLIVVAVEEEGDLKTGYGSSDQARLRPMAYHTPIYVDVDGNGFQANGDTLGYDIPVARMTVDTVREKLGLPPEPKPEAPAPNGAPAAAAPGAKKGS from the coding sequence ATGCGCACCTCCGGCACTCTCTCCACCCTTCTGGCCTGCCTGTCATTGACGGCCTCTGTCCCTGCTGCGGATTCGTTTGAAATAGGCGAAGGCCAGGAGGGCGAGCTGCCCCAAGGGAAGGAGGCGGATGGCATCCGCGGGGACTTTGTCCTGAAGAATGACAAGATCGTGGCGCTGGTATCCCAGAATGCCCCCCTGAGGCGCGCGAACATGAGCACCTTCTACGGGGCGGATGGCGTGACCCCCGGCTGCCTCTATGACCTGACGCTGGTGGGGGCGCAGAATGACCAGCTCATTTATTTCGGACCCACGGGGCAGAAGGGGCAGGTTTCCTGGGTGCGGGTGGTGGCGGAGGATGATGCAAACAGTGCGGGTGTGGAGACGGTGATCACCGCAGCGAAGAATGGAGGACTCTACGAGCGGCATGAGTACCGCGTGCGAGATGGCGAGCATGGTCTCTGGATCATCACGACTCTGCGCAACGAGGGGAAGGAAAAAACAAAAGCGAAGACCAAGGATGCCTGGACCCGCTTCAACGAAAGCGGTCAGAAGGATGGCATCCAGTGGGCGGACGCGGTAGACCCCCGGGACAAGGCGGGCTATGCGTATGCGAACCTCCCCCTGGAAGACTGGAAGAAAGAGCCACCCGCTGAGGAAGTGGAGCTGGTACCGGGTGAACAGGTGACGTGGGCTCGCTTTCTGGCGGTGGGGACGTCTCCGGCGGAGGCCTGGAGCCGGGTGCGTGAGAAGCGCGAGGGCAAGGAAGGCATGCTGACGGTGAAGGTGGCAGACAAGGCAGGGCAACCAGTATTGTCGGCTTCTGTTTCGCTGGTGGATGACAAGAATGTGCTCAAGGGATACCCGGACGAGAAGGGGGAGGTGAAGCTGGCGCTCCCCGCAGGCAGGCACACGGTGGTGGTAGAGGATATGGGACGGCCGGCGGTGACGCAGGAGGTGAGCATCGCCTCCGGAAAGACAGCGTCCATCGGTGCGGCCCTGGAATCTGCGACAAAGCTGAAGTTCACCATCACGGATGAAAGGGGGCGCAGCATCCCCTGCAAGGCGCAGATCCTCGCACAAGGAGAGACGCAGCCGGTGGACCTTGGTCCTACGATGAGGGCACATGGTTGCCGTGATCAATGGCACAGCGAGCGTGGTGACTTCACCGTGCAGGTGCCGGCCGGGAACTATCGAGTGGTGGTGACGCGTGGTATCGAGCACAGCCACCTGGCGCAGGACGTGACGCTGGCTCCGGGGCAGGAGATTGAGGTGAAGGGCACGCTGAAGAGGCTGGTGGACAGCACCGGCTGGGTGAGCGCGGACTTCCACAACCACTCCACGCAGAGCGGGGACAACATCTGCGGTACACCCGATCGGCTGATCAATATCGCTGCTGAACACATCGAGTTTGCCCCCACCACGGAGCACAACCGCATCTACGACTGGCGGCCTCTCATTGAAAAGCTGGGGCTACAGAATGATATCCAGACTGTGGTGGGCATGGAGCTCACGGGCAGCGCGGCGCACCTCAATTGCTTTCCGCTGACGGTGGAGCCTTTCCTTCAGGACAATGGTGCACCCGTGTACAATCTGGATGCGCGCATCACGGCGCTGACACTGCGTGGCTGGCAGGGCGAACGCGTGGATCGCTGGGTGCAGGTGAATCATCCGGACAACGCCTTCCTCTTCAATGACCGCAATCTGGATAGCAAGCCGGACGGCGGCCTCGTGGGCATCGAAGCCATGGTGGATGGCATGGAGACGGAGAACTTCATCGGCGATGGGATTCTCGCGGATTCCCCGTGGACGCTGAATCGTCCCAAGGGTGCCCTCGCCACGAAGGTGAGCTACGTGCGCCAGTTCATCTGGCTGCAGCTTCTCAATGCCGGCTTCCGGGTGAAGCCGGTGGCGGTGGCAGATGCGCATACGGTGTTCGGCAATGGGGTGGGTGGCTGGCGCATGTACCTGCCGAGCAAGACGGATGAACCCGCAAAGATTGACTGGACCGGTGACCTCGCGGCGCAGGCGAAAGCGGGGCACTATTTCCTGACCACCGGACCCTTCCTCAACGTCACCACGGCGGATGGAAAGGTGCCGGGTGATGACGTGCGTGTGAATGGGGTGGTGCAGCTGAAGGTAAAGGTGCAGTGCACGGACTGGGTGAACATTGACCGCATCCAGGTGCTGGTGAACTCGCGCAAGGAGCCGACGCTGAACTTCACCCGCAAATCACATCCTGAGATATTCAAGGATGGTGTGGTGCAGTTTGACCAGACCATCACCGTGCCGCTGCAGAAGGACGCGCACCTCATCGTGGTGGCTGTAGAAGAAGAGGGTGACCTGAAGACCGGCTACGGCAGCAGTGACCAGGCGCGCCTGCGCCCCATGGCCTACCACACGCCCATCTATGTGGATGTGGACGGAAATGGATTCCAGGCGAATGGCGACACGCTGGGCTATGACATTCCCGTGGCGAGAATGACGGTGGATACCGTACGCGAGAAGCTGGGCCTGCCGCCCGAGCCGAAGCCGGAAGCGCCGGCGCCGAATGGGGCTCCCGCTGCTGCCGCGCCGGGGGCGAAGAAGGGCTCGTAG
- a CDS encoding OsmC family protein encodes MKQKASAIWNGGLKDGSGTITTGSGVLSGVPYSFRTRFEGEKGTNPEELVGAAHAGCFSMALSMILGLANMTPQKIETEATVTLEKVGDGFQVTASHLDVKVTIPGADETAFQEAAETAKANCPISKLLNAKITMTATLVA; translated from the coding sequence ATGAAACAAAAAGCATCAGCAATCTGGAACGGCGGTCTCAAGGACGGAAGCGGAACCATCACCACGGGTTCCGGCGTGCTCTCTGGTGTCCCCTACTCCTTCCGCACCCGCTTCGAGGGTGAGAAAGGCACGAACCCCGAGGAGCTGGTCGGTGCAGCGCATGCCGGATGTTTCTCCATGGCTCTCTCCATGATTCTCGGCCTGGCAAACATGACACCCCAAAAGATTGAGACCGAGGCCACGGTCACGCTGGAGAAGGTTGGCGATGGCTTCCAGGTCACCGCAAGCCATCTCGACGTGAAGGTCACCATCCCTGGCGCAGATGAAACCGCCTTCCAGGAAGCCGCCGAAACCGCCAAGGCGAACTGCCCCATCTCAAAGCTGCTGAACGCCAAGATCACGATGACTGCCACGCTGGTGGCGTAG
- the ahr gene encoding NADPH-dependent aldehyde reductase Ahr — translation MKSSFHGFASLEKGKKLESFSFDPGPLGDEQVEIAVEYCGVCHSDLSMIDNEWGMSAYPLVPGHEVVGRIVEVGGNAKGLKVGQRVGVGWFSGSCMHCAQCLSGNHNLCPNGEGTIVNRHGGFANRVRAHWAWATLLPEQLDGASAGPLFCGGITVFNPIVQFGVRPTDRVGVIGIGGLGHMAVQFLSKWGCEVFAFTSSDSKREEAMKMGAHQIVNSRDEAQLKKIAGSLDFIISTVNVAMPWDAILSSLAPKGRLHLVGAVLEPIPVGAFSLIGGQKSISGSPVGGPATVAKMLDFASRHKIPPITEEFPMSQVNEALDHVRAGKARYRVVLKNDLG, via the coding sequence ATGAAAAGCAGCTTTCACGGATTTGCCTCTCTCGAAAAAGGCAAGAAACTGGAGTCCTTCTCCTTCGACCCGGGTCCGTTGGGTGACGAGCAGGTGGAAATCGCCGTGGAGTACTGCGGCGTGTGTCACAGTGACCTTTCCATGATCGACAACGAGTGGGGGATGTCCGCCTATCCCCTGGTGCCGGGGCATGAAGTCGTGGGACGCATCGTGGAAGTGGGGGGCAACGCGAAGGGACTGAAGGTAGGGCAGCGCGTGGGAGTTGGTTGGTTTTCGGGAAGCTGCATGCACTGTGCGCAGTGTCTCTCGGGAAATCACAACCTGTGTCCGAATGGTGAGGGCACCATCGTGAATCGCCACGGAGGTTTTGCCAATCGGGTGCGTGCGCACTGGGCGTGGGCCACACTCCTGCCTGAGCAGCTGGATGGCGCGAGCGCCGGGCCGCTCTTCTGCGGAGGCATTACGGTGTTCAATCCTATTGTGCAGTTTGGAGTGCGGCCGACGGATCGTGTGGGTGTGATTGGCATTGGTGGACTCGGTCACATGGCGGTGCAGTTCCTCAGCAAGTGGGGTTGCGAGGTCTTTGCTTTCACCTCCAGTGATTCCAAGAGGGAGGAGGCGATGAAGATGGGAGCGCACCAGATTGTGAACTCGCGTGATGAGGCCCAGCTCAAGAAGATTGCAGGATCGCTCGATTTCATCATCAGCACGGTGAATGTCGCCATGCCGTGGGATGCCATTTTGAGCAGTCTCGCGCCGAAGGGACGACTCCACTTGGTGGGGGCAGTGTTGGAGCCCATCCCGGTGGGAGCGTTCTCCCTCATTGGAGGGCAGAAGAGCATCTCAGGCTCTCCGGTGGGAGGTCCGGCTACGGTTGCAAAGATGCTGGACTTCGCTTCGAGGCATAAGATTCCGCCGATCACCGAGGAGTTTCCCATGAGCCAGGTGAACGAGGCGCTGGATCATGTGCGCGCGGGGAAAGCACGCTATCGCGTGGTGTTGAAGAACGACTTGGGCTGA
- a CDS encoding class I SAM-dependent methyltransferase, translated as MSDVSRDPEKRFSNRVADYVKYRPGYPDGILELLREKVGLSARSMVADIGSGTGISAEFLLQVGCTVHAVEPNADMRAAAELMLSGRAGFHSVAGAATATTLPERSVDLVVAAQAFHWFAGEATRAEFDRILKPEGWVALIWNVRKVDSTPFLVAYEALLLKHATDYGQVRHELVDDKVLASFFRDGKFSSTSFPNAQYFDYDGLKGRLLSSSYAPAVGQAGHEEMMAELERIFREYEVEGKVAIDYDTWVHLGR; from the coding sequence ATGTCTGACGTATCCCGTGACCCTGAGAAGCGGTTTTCGAACCGTGTGGCGGATTATGTGAAGTATCGTCCTGGGTATCCGGATGGGATCTTGGAGCTGCTGCGGGAGAAGGTGGGGCTGAGTGCTCGGTCAATGGTGGCGGATATCGGATCGGGCACGGGCATCTCGGCGGAGTTTCTGCTGCAGGTAGGATGCACCGTGCACGCGGTGGAGCCGAATGCGGACATGCGTGCGGCGGCGGAGTTGATGCTGAGTGGTAGAGCGGGATTTCACAGCGTGGCGGGAGCTGCGACGGCCACGACATTGCCAGAGCGCTCGGTGGATCTGGTTGTGGCGGCGCAGGCGTTTCACTGGTTCGCGGGAGAGGCGACGCGGGCGGAGTTCGATCGCATCCTGAAACCGGAAGGTTGGGTCGCGTTAATCTGGAATGTGCGCAAGGTGGATTCTACGCCCTTCCTCGTAGCGTATGAGGCGCTGTTATTAAAACATGCCACGGACTACGGACAGGTGCGGCACGAGCTCGTGGATGACAAGGTGCTCGCGAGCTTTTTTCGCGATGGGAAGTTCAGCTCCACATCATTTCCAAACGCGCAGTACTTCGACTACGATGGGCTCAAGGGACGGCTGCTGTCTTCTTCCTATGCACCTGCGGTGGGGCAAGCGGGGCATGAGGAGATGATGGCGGAGCTGGAGAGGATTTTTCGGGAGTATGAGGTCGAGGGCAAGGTGGCGATTGACTATGACACGTGGGTGCATTTGGGGCGGTGA
- a CDS encoding nucleoside hydrolase, with protein MTATLSFLPRLSRISLLAATFLSLAPAQGQAQTPPPSSVPKILFDTDMDTDCDDAGAMAVLHALADRGECEILGTVVSVTHPGAAPTVAAINAYYGRPHLPIGAPKKHGTSHPSKYVDQITREFPTALKSTADAPDAALVYRDILEKQPDHSVTIVTVGYLTNLGNLLELPAEGTRLSGADLVKRKVKLYVCMGGNFIGSPAKDDLKLGNVNFQREPASVLKVIREWPTPIVFAGREVCSVPSGLQIGKSLAKTPANNPVRRSYEHYFGGTAKDRHVADLASVLYAVRGQRDYWDLQSTGFMDLKDDMTFEWKSEPDKDQSYLLKKKDASGKPNDRYIESVLDELLIQPPTTVGKPQDKRTGDTSSEELIKQAGNAQDETERQRLLRELSKSSTASPSLQAEAATLAAFVEKWNRSGLKFYGKQWDAYDFGIPESSPLHVITALYQGRMRAWQLIENSTIRSHPVEGPKLHQRACEDFRRYQKAFPQNPIPGMYLGKPIPWLNSVSQTSFDTNSLPDTPDAPEWAVLQREQIERLREIIHWWIDNRQREDGQFGGGWGDDCEMWRWWASVLLGFDDKKSLTAQLKFSKSAMNRPHLKGGFNQEITDVEHAAEDTTDNLIPLMVLEPQQKRWKDWALKMGPFMRDAWTGKNERGQLQFKSFYFSATGTSPAPARAFDVMADVGALHPAFLIWQQQNDAVLDDLLPAWLDTWVDATARAENGKPAGILPASIRWPDGATAGAEKPWWEPVKPGGYMHSYYIWPSVMTELTDAMVIAHVKTGKDKYLQPLRSMAAMRLKWLKQKEPSHAKPGSDAWCAENLGPRENANSNFGALVKSLARCKALTGTTEFDELLALESAQHTLRSDATGREEITAALRDSAKALRVNFPGFTSEVRSTDRVMRFAQFLAEDYKFDDYKGVTLPKHELLYRMVSGDTNAPRFPQMAVRWVTPAQDMAVFVTKANTTHLTAELFHFGEEDRFFEAELRLLKPGKYKAMLEEGGKEEPLPAFDVIAGTFSKLPIKLPPWNARNTETSARQLKITRHLAEFSSRYHSHVIARCHALATKHCDATNLDCWSLLQLSAGSLLP; from the coding sequence ATGACGGCGACTCTCTCTTTTTTGCCCCGCCTTTCCAGAATCTCACTGCTGGCAGCAACCTTCCTCTCACTCGCTCCGGCACAGGGCCAGGCGCAGACCCCGCCCCCATCGTCCGTCCCGAAGATTCTCTTCGACACCGACATGGATACCGACTGCGACGACGCGGGTGCCATGGCCGTGCTGCACGCTCTTGCGGATCGCGGAGAGTGCGAAATCCTCGGTACGGTAGTCAGTGTCACCCACCCCGGTGCCGCGCCCACGGTCGCCGCCATCAATGCCTACTACGGCCGCCCCCATCTTCCCATCGGAGCTCCGAAGAAACATGGCACCAGCCATCCCTCCAAGTATGTGGATCAAATCACCCGGGAGTTCCCCACCGCACTCAAATCCACCGCCGATGCGCCTGACGCCGCCCTGGTATACCGCGACATCCTCGAGAAGCAGCCCGACCATTCCGTGACCATCGTCACCGTGGGTTACCTCACGAACCTGGGAAACCTCCTGGAACTCCCCGCAGAAGGCACCCGCCTCTCCGGAGCCGACCTCGTGAAGCGCAAGGTGAAGCTCTATGTGTGCATGGGCGGCAACTTCATCGGCTCACCTGCGAAGGATGACCTGAAGCTGGGCAATGTGAACTTCCAGCGCGAGCCCGCCTCCGTCTTGAAGGTGATTCGCGAATGGCCCACCCCCATCGTCTTTGCCGGTCGTGAGGTGTGTTCCGTGCCTAGTGGTCTGCAGATTGGCAAGAGCCTTGCGAAGACACCCGCGAACAATCCCGTCCGCCGCTCCTATGAGCACTACTTCGGCGGCACCGCGAAGGACCGCCACGTGGCGGATCTTGCTTCCGTGCTCTACGCGGTGCGCGGTCAGCGGGACTATTGGGACCTGCAGTCCACGGGCTTCATGGATCTGAAGGACGACATGACCTTCGAGTGGAAGTCCGAGCCGGACAAGGACCAGTCCTACCTGCTCAAGAAGAAGGACGCCTCCGGGAAGCCCAATGACCGCTACATCGAATCCGTGCTGGATGAACTGCTCATCCAGCCTCCCACGACTGTCGGAAAGCCGCAGGACAAGAGGACCGGCGACACGAGCAGTGAAGAACTCATCAAACAAGCGGGGAATGCGCAGGATGAGACCGAACGCCAGCGCCTGCTCAGGGAGCTTTCGAAATCATCTACCGCCAGCCCTTCTCTCCAAGCCGAAGCAGCCACGCTTGCCGCGTTTGTTGAAAAGTGGAATCGCAGCGGCCTGAAGTTCTACGGGAAGCAGTGGGATGCCTACGACTTCGGCATTCCCGAGAGCTCGCCCCTGCACGTCATCACCGCATTGTATCAGGGCCGCATGCGTGCGTGGCAGTTGATCGAGAACAGCACCATCCGCAGCCATCCCGTAGAGGGGCCAAAGCTGCATCAGCGAGCCTGCGAAGACTTTCGCCGTTACCAGAAAGCCTTCCCGCAGAATCCCATCCCCGGCATGTATCTGGGAAAACCCATCCCATGGTTGAATTCAGTCTCTCAAACATCCTTTGATACAAATTCACTTCCTGATACACCCGATGCCCCCGAGTGGGCCGTGCTCCAACGCGAGCAGATTGAGCGCCTGCGGGAAATCATCCACTGGTGGATCGATAACCGTCAACGCGAAGACGGCCAGTTCGGCGGCGGCTGGGGCGACGACTGCGAAATGTGGCGCTGGTGGGCCTCCGTGCTCTTGGGCTTTGACGACAAGAAATCCCTCACAGCCCAGCTCAAGTTCTCCAAGTCCGCCATGAACCGCCCGCATCTCAAGGGCGGCTTCAATCAGGAGATCACCGATGTGGAGCACGCCGCTGAGGACACCACCGACAATCTCATTCCCCTCATGGTGCTGGAGCCGCAGCAAAAGCGGTGGAAGGATTGGGCTCTGAAGATGGGCCCCTTCATGCGCGATGCTTGGACGGGAAAAAATGAGCGCGGCCAGCTCCAGTTCAAGAGCTTCTACTTCAGCGCCACGGGCACCAGTCCCGCTCCGGCTCGCGCATTCGATGTGATGGCCGACGTGGGAGCGCTGCATCCCGCCTTCCTCATCTGGCAGCAGCAGAATGATGCGGTGCTGGATGACCTCCTTCCCGCATGGCTGGACACCTGGGTGGATGCCACCGCCCGCGCAGAGAATGGCAAGCCCGCCGGCATCCTCCCGGCCTCCATCCGCTGGCCCGATGGTGCCACCGCTGGCGCGGAGAAGCCGTGGTGGGAACCGGTGAAGCCAGGTGGCTACATGCACTCCTACTACATCTGGCCCAGCGTCATGACCGAGCTCACGGATGCGATGGTCATCGCCCACGTGAAAACCGGCAAGGACAAGTACCTGCAACCCCTGCGCTCCATGGCCGCCATGCGTCTGAAGTGGCTGAAGCAGAAAGAACCCAGCCATGCGAAGCCCGGCAGCGACGCCTGGTGCGCGGAGAATCTCGGCCCTCGTGAAAATGCGAACAGCAACTTCGGCGCTCTGGTGAAGTCCCTCGCCCGTTGCAAAGCCCTGACCGGCACCACGGAATTCGATGAACTGCTCGCCCTGGAAAGCGCCCAGCACACCCTGCGCTCAGACGCCACGGGCCGCGAAGAGATCACCGCCGCCCTGCGCGACAGCGCCAAAGCTCTGCGCGTGAACTTCCCCGGCTTCACCAGCGAAGTGCGCTCGACAGACCGCGTCATGCGCTTCGCCCAGTTCCTCGCGGAGGATTACAAGTTTGATGACTACAAAGGAGTCACCCTGCCCAAGCACGAACTGCTCTACCGCATGGTGAGCGGCGATACGAATGCACCCCGCTTCCCCCAAATGGCCGTGCGCTGGGTCACTCCCGCGCAGGACATGGCGGTGTTCGTAACGAAGGCGAATACCACCCACCTCACGGCAGAGTTGTTTCACTTTGGCGAGGAAGATCGCTTTTTCGAAGCCGAACTCCGCCTGCTGAAACCCGGAAAGTACAAAGCAATGCTGGAGGAAGGTGGAAAAGAAGAACCGCTTCCGGCATTCGACGTAATCGCGGGCACCTTCTCAAAGCTCCCCATCAAACTCCCCCCCTGGAACGCTCGTAACACTGAAACTTCAGCCCGCCAACTGAAGATCACTCGCCACCTCGCAGAGTTCTCAAGTCGATATCACTCTCATGTGATCGCACGCTGCCACGCGCTTGCCACTAAACATTGCGACGCAACGAACTTGGACTGCTGGAGCTTGCTCCAGCTTTCCGCAGGCAGCTTGCTGCCGTGA
- a CDS encoding DUF2334 domain-containing protein → MKPLPFLAIVTAALALFSGAGGSAQTPAGNDTARKPLAVVLKLDDLVKGGKPPTATVSPRFQRTTDFLEGEKLKYSYGILCDSLEGDCPAYVAWIKERAAKGYIEFWHHGYYARLLPQEMKVNGRTAEYMGGTPEDQAAMFRKSIDLMKQKTGIEMNAFGPHSTAIDGTTYKALEGIPEIKMVFYYGPPKDVPTSKFVFKRLMELEKPLFVPNPENVKATYEQKKDTVPYFVIQGHPNQWDDARFENFKKAVLYLRDQGCRFLTPSELLKEQTAAK, encoded by the coding sequence ATGAAGCCGCTTCCCTTTCTCGCCATCGTCACTGCCGCACTGGCCCTCTTCTCCGGCGCTGGCGGTTCTGCCCAAACGCCCGCCGGCAATGACACGGCCAGGAAGCCCCTCGCGGTCGTCCTCAAGCTTGATGACCTCGTGAAGGGCGGCAAGCCCCCCACCGCCACCGTCTCGCCCCGCTTCCAGCGCACCACGGACTTCCTCGAGGGTGAGAAGCTCAAGTATTCCTACGGCATCCTCTGCGACTCCCTCGAAGGCGATTGCCCCGCCTACGTCGCCTGGATCAAAGAGCGAGCTGCCAAGGGCTACATCGAGTTCTGGCACCACGGCTACTACGCCCGCCTGCTCCCGCAGGAGATGAAGGTGAATGGCCGCACCGCCGAGTACATGGGCGGCACCCCCGAGGACCAGGCCGCCATGTTCCGCAAGTCGATCGACCTCATGAAGCAGAAGACCGGCATCGAGATGAATGCGTTCGGTCCGCATAGCACCGCCATCGATGGCACCACCTACAAGGCTCTGGAAGGCATCCCGGAAATCAAGATGGTCTTCTACTACGGCCCGCCCAAGGACGTGCCCACGAGCAAGTTTGTCTTCAAGCGTCTCATGGAACTGGAGAAGCCCCTCTTCGTTCCCAATCCGGAGAACGTAAAAGCCACCTACGAGCAGAAGAAGGACACCGTGCCCTACTTCGTGATCCAGGGCCATCCCAACCAGTGGGACGACGCTCGCTTTGAGAACTTCAAGAAAGCCGTCCTCTACCTCCGCGACCAGGGCTGCCGCTTCCTCACCCCATCTGAACTTCTCAAGGAACAGACCGCGGCAAAGTAA
- a CDS encoding HpcH/HpaI aldolase family protein, translating into MNARELSTALHEGQHVFGTLIVSPSPRWPEAVRSCGLDFVFIDTEHIALDREQLSWMCQIYAGMGLAPLVRIPSPSPYEATMVLDGGAAGIIAPYIETAAQVQALRGAVKLRPIKGGKLQSMLEGAAAEPVLHDYITSAASDRILIVNIESQPAIDALDEILAVPGLDAVLIGPHDLSCNLGVPEQYDHPDFLAACETIFRKARAAGIGAGIHFWGSIEQQARFLKLGANLLIHSADILLFKKHLPLELAAVKEAAGIRNVSKSATAEINI; encoded by the coding sequence ATGAACGCCCGCGAACTCTCCACCGCTCTCCACGAGGGACAGCATGTCTTTGGCACGCTGATTGTCTCCCCCTCCCCACGGTGGCCGGAGGCGGTGCGGAGTTGCGGGCTGGACTTCGTCTTCATTGATACCGAGCACATCGCGCTCGATCGCGAGCAACTCTCGTGGATGTGCCAGATCTATGCCGGCATGGGTCTGGCACCGCTGGTGCGCATCCCCTCGCCCAGTCCCTATGAGGCCACCATGGTTCTGGATGGTGGTGCCGCAGGCATCATCGCGCCCTACATCGAGACTGCCGCGCAGGTGCAGGCCCTGCGCGGTGCGGTGAAGCTGCGCCCCATCAAGGGTGGAAAGCTGCAGTCCATGCTGGAGGGTGCTGCCGCAGAGCCCGTGTTGCACGACTACATCACCTCCGCCGCTTCCGACCGCATTCTCATCGTCAACATCGAGAGCCAGCCCGCCATCGATGCGTTGGATGAGATCCTCGCCGTGCCCGGCCTCGATGCCGTGCTCATCGGCCCTCATGATCTCTCGTGCAATCTCGGTGTGCCCGAGCAGTACGACCATCCTGACTTCCTCGCCGCGTGCGAGACCATCTTCCGCAAGGCGCGTGCCGCTGGCATCGGCGCAGGCATCCACTTCTGGGGTAGCATTGAGCAGCAGGCCCGCTTCCTGAAGCTGGGGGCCAACCTGCTCATCCACAGTGCGGACATCCTCCTCTTCAAAAAGCACCTGCCGCTCGAGCTTGCCGCGGTGAAAGAAGCCGCAGGCATCAGAAATGTCTCGAAATCTGCGACAGCGGAGATCAACATCTAG